From one Lycium ferocissimum isolate CSIRO_LF1 chromosome 5, AGI_CSIRO_Lferr_CH_V1, whole genome shotgun sequence genomic stretch:
- the LOC132056985 gene encoding probable glutathione S-transferase — MAEVKLLGFWYSPFTHRVEWALKIKGVKYEYIEEDRNNKSSLLLQLNPVHKKTPVLIHNGKPIAESMVIVEYIDETFEGPPILPKEPYDRALARFWAKFLDDKTAAMVNTFLRKGEEQEKSKEEVWEMLKILDNELKDKKFFVNDKFVFADVAKNFMGLWLGVFHEGSGVVVVTNEKFPKFCA, encoded by the exons ATGGCAGAAGTCAAGTTGCTAGGTTTTTGGTATAGCCCATTTACTCACAGAGTTGAGTGGGCTCTAAAGATTAAGGGAGTGAAATATGAATATATTGAAGAAGATCGAAATAACAAGAGCTCTCTACTTCTTCAATTAAATCCAGTTCATAAGAAAACCCCAGTGCTCATTCACAACGGAAAGCCCATTGCTGAGTCTATGGTAATTGTTGAATACATTGATGAGACATTTGAAGGTCCTCCCATCCTGCCGAAAGAACCTTATGACCGAGCTTTAGCTCGTTTCTGGGCTAAGTTCCTTGATGATAAG ACGGCAGCAATGGTGAATACTTTCTTACGCAAAGGAGAGGAGCAAGAAAAAAGTAAAGAGGAAGTTTGGGAGATGCTGAAAATTCTTGATAATGAGCTCAAGGATAAGAAATTCTTTGTGAATGACAAATTTGTGTTTGCTGATGTAGCTAAAAATTTTATGGGACTTTGGCTAGGAGTATTTCATGAAGGCTCTGGAGTTGTAGTAGTCACAAATGAGAAATTTCCAAAGTTTTGTGCTTGA